One segment of Anatilimnocola aggregata DNA contains the following:
- a CDS encoding DUF1501 domain-containing protein: protein MSRSYCDRVSRRQALRLGSVGLIGGLTLPRLLELEATAGNGKEAKAKSVIFLFLEGGPSTIDMWDLKPEGPAEIRGPYQPISTKVPGTFVGEHCPLSAAIADKFTIVRSHSHKDNGHSTGYHYCMTGYKAAFADGQAGGTPNNLLFPSLGSIVSRELGPRGNIPTYVNLPDPMEAGGPGFYGPAHAPFVLETDPVQPDFEVRDLRLPPGVSEGRMERRRKMLAAVEQQNKAQQSGRTNVMSTYYEKAYSMITAPDARKAFDISAESDKTRERYGYTSLGQCALLARRLVEAGSRFVGVDNGSWDTHFSQFPSLKEDLIPSADRAFSALVTDLDERGMLESTLVVMMGEMGRTPQINARAGRDHWSMTQAILWAGGGVKQGQVIGATDNRCAYPTTEPYGVEDVICTLFHQMGIDTNKTYYTPLGRPVPIVNGGRVIPGLV, encoded by the coding sequence ATGTCTCGCTCATATTGCGATCGAGTTTCTCGGCGACAAGCGTTAAGACTCGGGTCGGTCGGTCTGATCGGCGGTTTGACGTTGCCCCGTCTGCTCGAACTCGAAGCGACTGCCGGCAATGGCAAAGAAGCTAAGGCAAAGTCGGTGATCTTCCTGTTTCTCGAGGGGGGGCCTAGCACCATCGACATGTGGGATCTCAAGCCCGAAGGGCCGGCGGAGATTCGTGGCCCTTATCAGCCTATTTCCACGAAAGTGCCGGGCACATTCGTGGGCGAACATTGCCCGCTCTCGGCGGCCATTGCCGATAAGTTCACGATCGTTCGGTCGCACAGCCACAAGGACAATGGCCACAGCACCGGCTATCACTATTGCATGACGGGCTACAAAGCGGCCTTTGCCGACGGTCAGGCCGGCGGTACCCCGAACAATCTTCTCTTTCCGTCCCTAGGGTCGATTGTCTCGCGCGAATTGGGTCCACGTGGCAATATTCCAACATACGTGAACCTGCCCGATCCCATGGAAGCAGGCGGACCTGGGTTTTATGGTCCTGCTCACGCTCCCTTCGTGCTCGAGACCGACCCCGTACAGCCCGACTTTGAAGTGCGTGATTTGCGTCTGCCGCCGGGCGTGTCCGAAGGCCGGATGGAGCGCCGTCGGAAAATGTTGGCCGCGGTCGAGCAGCAGAACAAGGCTCAGCAGAGCGGTCGGACGAATGTGATGAGCACGTATTATGAGAAGGCCTATTCAATGATCACCGCGCCCGACGCGCGCAAGGCCTTTGATATTTCGGCTGAAAGCGACAAAACACGCGAACGCTATGGCTATACATCGCTCGGCCAATGCGCGTTGCTCGCCCGCCGCCTGGTCGAAGCGGGTTCGCGGTTCGTCGGCGTCGATAACGGCAGTTGGGATACCCATTTTTCGCAGTTCCCCAGCTTGAAGGAAGACCTCATTCCCTCGGCCGATCGCGCCTTCAGCGCGCTGGTTACGGACCTGGACGAGCGCGGCATGCTGGAAAGCACGCTGGTGGTCATGATGGGCGAAATGGGACGCACACCTCAGATTAACGCCCGCGCCGGACGCGATCACTGGTCGATGACGCAAGCCATTTTGTGGGCCGGCGGTGGCGTGAAGCAAGGACAAGTGATCGGCGCGACCGATAACCGGTGCGCCTATCCCACGACCGAACCCTACGGCGTCGAAGATGTCATCTGCACGCTCTTCCACCAGATGGGGATCGACACGAACAAGACCTATTATACACCCCTCGGCCGGCCAGTCCCCATTGTGAATGGTGGTCGTGTCATTCCTGGTTTGGTCTAG
- the acnA gene encoding aconitate hydratase AcnA, which translates to MTNTVFDPFGSRDTFSTGSGEAGIYRLSKLEQLGLGAVSKLPFSIRILLEAALRNCDGYIVTEDDVKALASWNAAEPAKREIPFMPSRVVLQDFTGVPCVVDLAAMRSAMQRLGGDPKKINPLIPVDLVIDHSVQVDFFGTSQSLGQNVDLEFKRNRERYEFLRWGQRAFNNFRVVPPDVGIVHQVNLEYLAKGVFIRSDKKGPVALPDSLVGTDSHTTMINGLGVLGWGVGGIEAEAVMLGQPLYMLLPEVIGFELTGELQPGVTATDLVLTVTQQLRKVGVVDKFVEFYGSGARKMSLADRATIANMAPEYGATMGFFPIDDETLSFLQRTGRTAEEVSLVERYCKEQGLFNAPGSAELNYTKKVSLDLGTVEPSLAGPKRPQDRVSLASMKSNWQKSLKAPVAERGFQLDEAALNRKGTVQTNGHSETIGHGAVVIAAITSCTNTSNPSVMLAAGLLAKKAVAKGLKVPSYVKTSLAPGSRVVTDYFDRAGVSQALDTLGFQTVGYGCTTCIGNSGPLPDNVAAAVQEGDLVASAVISGNRNFEGRVNPLVKANFLASPPLVVAYALAGTTDIDLINEPIGEGTSGPVMLKDIWPTHAEVRQAIADFVQPEMFSSRYARAFDGNNMWNAINVAEGALYNWNGDSTYIQEPPFLDEFSANATVVRPIRGARVLAMLGDSVTTDHISPAGNIAKNSPAGKFLMERGVEPVDFNSYGARRGNDRVMVRGTFANVRIRNFLAPGTEGGVTKYLGAGHVAGKPPVADADAGQVMFIYDAAMKYRATGTPTIILAGAEYGTGSSRDWAAKGTNLLGVRAVIAASYERIHRSNLVNMGVLPLQFLEGQTWKSLGIVGDETFEILGLDESLSPRSQISVQATSPDGTSKTFAAAVRIDTPVELDYYRNGGILQTVVKKLMAE; encoded by the coding sequence ATGACCAACACCGTCTTCGATCCGTTTGGTTCTCGCGACACTTTCTCGACCGGCAGCGGCGAAGCCGGCATCTATCGCCTCAGCAAGCTCGAACAGTTGGGCCTGGGCGCCGTGAGCAAGCTGCCGTTTTCGATTCGCATTCTGCTGGAAGCAGCCCTGCGAAACTGCGACGGCTACATCGTGACCGAAGACGATGTGAAGGCTCTGGCCAGTTGGAACGCCGCCGAACCGGCCAAGCGTGAAATTCCGTTCATGCCGTCTCGCGTGGTGCTGCAAGACTTCACCGGCGTGCCGTGTGTCGTCGATCTGGCAGCCATGCGTTCCGCCATGCAGCGACTGGGTGGCGACCCGAAGAAAATCAATCCGCTGATTCCCGTCGACCTGGTGATCGATCACAGCGTGCAGGTCGATTTCTTCGGTACGTCGCAGTCTCTGGGGCAAAACGTCGACCTGGAATTCAAGCGGAATCGCGAGCGGTACGAGTTCCTTCGCTGGGGCCAACGGGCCTTCAATAATTTCCGCGTCGTGCCGCCAGATGTCGGCATCGTTCACCAGGTGAATCTGGAATACCTGGCCAAGGGCGTATTCATCCGCAGCGATAAGAAGGGCCCCGTCGCCCTGCCCGATTCGCTCGTCGGCACCGACAGCCATACGACCATGATTAATGGCCTCGGTGTACTCGGCTGGGGCGTGGGTGGCATCGAAGCGGAAGCAGTGATGCTCGGCCAGCCGCTCTATATGCTGTTGCCGGAAGTTATTGGCTTTGAATTGACCGGCGAATTGCAACCTGGCGTAACAGCTACCGATCTCGTCCTCACCGTTACGCAGCAATTGCGCAAGGTGGGCGTGGTCGATAAGTTCGTCGAGTTCTACGGCAGCGGTGCCCGCAAGATGTCCCTGGCCGATCGGGCGACCATCGCCAACATGGCCCCCGAATACGGCGCCACGATGGGCTTCTTCCCTATCGACGACGAAACGCTGTCATTCCTGCAACGGACCGGACGGACCGCCGAAGAAGTTTCGCTGGTCGAACGATATTGCAAGGAACAAGGGCTGTTTAACGCCCCCGGTTCGGCCGAACTGAATTACACGAAGAAGGTTTCGCTCGATCTCGGCACGGTCGAACCTTCGCTGGCTGGACCGAAGCGGCCGCAAGACCGCGTGTCACTCGCCAGCATGAAGTCGAATTGGCAAAAGTCCCTCAAGGCCCCCGTTGCCGAACGAGGTTTTCAGCTTGATGAAGCCGCGTTGAATCGCAAGGGGACAGTGCAGACGAACGGTCACAGCGAAACGATCGGCCACGGGGCCGTCGTGATCGCCGCCATTACCAGTTGTACGAACACCAGCAACCCGAGCGTGATGCTCGCCGCTGGCTTGCTCGCGAAAAAGGCTGTGGCAAAGGGGCTGAAGGTTCCTAGCTATGTGAAGACGAGCCTTGCCCCGGGATCTCGGGTGGTAACAGACTATTTCGATCGCGCGGGCGTTAGCCAGGCGCTCGATACGCTCGGTTTCCAAACCGTCGGCTATGGTTGCACGACTTGCATCGGCAACAGCGGACCGCTGCCAGATAACGTCGCTGCCGCCGTGCAAGAAGGCGATCTTGTCGCCTCGGCGGTAATCAGTGGCAATCGCAATTTCGAAGGCCGCGTGAATCCGCTGGTGAAAGCGAATTTCCTCGCTAGCCCGCCCCTCGTAGTCGCTTATGCCTTGGCGGGAACCACTGATATCGACCTGATCAACGAACCGATCGGCGAAGGGACCAGCGGGCCGGTGATGCTCAAGGACATCTGGCCCACGCATGCCGAAGTTCGCCAGGCAATTGCCGACTTCGTTCAGCCCGAAATGTTTTCCAGCCGTTATGCCCGTGCGTTCGATGGCAACAACATGTGGAATGCGATCAACGTTGCCGAAGGGGCACTCTATAACTGGAATGGCGACAGCACCTACATTCAAGAGCCGCCCTTCCTGGATGAGTTCAGTGCCAACGCGACTGTGGTGCGGCCGATAAGGGGTGCTCGCGTACTAGCCATGCTTGGTGACAGCGTGACGACCGACCACATTTCTCCTGCGGGCAACATTGCCAAGAACAGCCCCGCTGGAAAGTTCTTGATGGAACGAGGCGTCGAGCCTGTCGACTTTAACAGCTACGGTGCGCGCCGCGGTAACGACCGCGTGATGGTCCGCGGCACATTCGCCAACGTTCGCATTCGTAACTTTCTCGCCCCTGGAACCGAAGGTGGCGTGACGAAGTACCTGGGTGCCGGGCACGTCGCTGGCAAGCCACCGGTGGCTGATGCCGATGCGGGCCAGGTCATGTTCATCTATGACGCGGCGATGAAGTATCGCGCTACGGGCACGCCGACCATTATTCTGGCCGGTGCGGAGTATGGCACCGGTTCCTCGCGCGACTGGGCTGCCAAGGGAACCAACCTGCTGGGTGTGCGGGCAGTGATTGCCGCCAGCTACGAGCGGATTCACCGCAGCAACCTGGTGAACATGGGTGTGTTGCCGCTGCAATTCCTCGAAGGTCAGACCTGGAAATCGTTGGGCATCGTCGGTGACGAAACCTTCGAGATCCTCGGCCTCGATGAATCGCTCTCGCCTCGTTCGCAAATCAGTGTGCAAGCGACTTCGCCCGATGGTACCAGCAAGACCTTTGCTGCCGCGGTCCGCATCGATACGCCCGTCGAACTCGACTACTACCGCAACGGTGGCATTCTGCAGACGGTCGTCAAGAAGTTGATGGCGGAATAA
- a CDS encoding Kelch repeat-containing protein translates to MLSRSLGLLLGLVAAIPAIAADAWVNPMPYPPLPEAISSFGATVSGDHIYVFSGHMGRVPGNSTDGLSPHFSRLNLREPNAKWEELALLQPSQSPGLVAWKGAVYRVGGLSFTNKAGEETSFNSLPIFAKYDPASNTWKELAALPEPRSSLDAAVVGDKLYVVGGWNLQGASSMDAPWHEEAYSFDLTKENGQWQAIAKPPFQTRALAAAAHQGKLWVLGGMHSTNKITRDVHIYDPQTNTWTAGPELPGGDQLAGFAISAFATGGKLFYNGSEGIVYTLKADGSGWEAVERLMFPRSFHRLVPANDTTLVAIAGVARGGGYLSNVEAIRVNTGNKPQPKLAQWLVPFAGTAKHSQILLLSGSSLYTFGGNKSRSPHNFSKEMFSNEVFRFDLAARSVEQLPHLPQGLQSGAAFLSGSRVDQSIYILGGLGFVGNEHKSLDTIYQYRLRSKAWAEEVQHLPGTRAMFNTAAHNGTLWIFGGAEVNTGKGLVSDTLKWKPTAEEPAEVVAAAAIPTPRRSFGGATIGDKYYVVGGLGEKGSIVGNAAVFDLQESKWADIASPKIARVFPNLIVVAGKLYLAGGFTKVDGHFMAVTEVEIYDPAANAWETMKGELPLKGKQLIEYQGRLLFFGVDEEKEGIAHFALLDLSPESTFVASPLNFGGGEGESTAELLTRLLKLDKNKDGKITKDEVGPRFLPIIEKVDADKDGVATKEEVEAYIRKQTSAAGASPRANRN, encoded by the coding sequence ATGCTCTCGCGCTCGCTTGGCCTTCTGCTGGGGCTCGTTGCCGCCATACCCGCTATTGCGGCTGATGCCTGGGTAAATCCCATGCCCTATCCGCCGCTGCCAGAGGCCATCTCCAGCTTCGGGGCCACTGTAAGTGGCGACCACATCTATGTCTTTAGTGGTCACATGGGGCGAGTGCCAGGCAATTCGACGGACGGGCTTTCTCCGCACTTCAGCCGCCTGAATCTGCGCGAGCCGAATGCCAAATGGGAAGAACTCGCCCTGCTGCAACCGTCGCAAAGTCCAGGTCTGGTCGCCTGGAAGGGCGCGGTCTATCGCGTGGGCGGCTTGAGCTTTACGAACAAGGCCGGCGAAGAGACCTCGTTCAATTCGCTTCCCATCTTTGCCAAGTACGATCCGGCCTCGAACACCTGGAAAGAACTGGCCGCGCTGCCAGAGCCGCGCTCGTCGCTCGATGCTGCCGTGGTCGGCGACAAATTGTATGTGGTTGGTGGCTGGAACTTGCAGGGTGCCAGTTCGATGGATGCACCATGGCACGAAGAGGCTTACAGCTTTGACCTGACCAAGGAAAATGGGCAATGGCAAGCTATCGCCAAGCCGCCGTTTCAAACCCGGGCCCTCGCAGCTGCTGCTCATCAGGGAAAACTGTGGGTGCTTGGTGGTATGCACAGCACCAACAAAATTACACGCGACGTTCACATCTACGATCCGCAAACCAACACCTGGACCGCTGGTCCCGAATTGCCGGGGGGCGATCAGTTGGCTGGCTTCGCCATCTCGGCGTTCGCCACGGGTGGCAAGCTGTTTTACAACGGCTCGGAAGGAATTGTCTACACGCTGAAAGCTGATGGCAGCGGTTGGGAAGCCGTCGAACGGTTGATGTTCCCGCGTAGTTTTCATCGGCTGGTTCCTGCGAACGACACCACGCTGGTCGCGATCGCAGGTGTGGCTCGCGGCGGTGGCTACTTGTCGAACGTCGAGGCAATTCGCGTTAACACCGGTAACAAGCCGCAGCCCAAGTTGGCGCAGTGGTTGGTCCCGTTTGCCGGCACAGCCAAGCACAGCCAAATCCTCCTGTTGAGTGGTTCGTCGCTCTATACCTTTGGCGGCAATAAGAGCCGCAGCCCGCATAACTTCTCCAAGGAAATGTTCAGCAACGAAGTCTTCCGCTTCGACCTTGCCGCTCGCAGTGTGGAACAGCTGCCTCACTTGCCCCAAGGTTTGCAAAGTGGAGCGGCCTTTCTCTCGGGGAGTCGCGTCGATCAATCGATCTACATTTTGGGCGGTCTTGGCTTTGTCGGCAATGAGCACAAATCGCTCGACACTATCTATCAATATCGGCTGCGTAGCAAAGCCTGGGCAGAAGAAGTGCAACACCTGCCCGGTACTCGCGCCATGTTCAACACGGCAGCCCACAACGGCACGCTGTGGATTTTCGGTGGCGCGGAAGTCAACACTGGCAAGGGACTCGTCAGCGATACGCTCAAGTGGAAACCAACAGCTGAAGAGCCTGCGGAAGTAGTCGCCGCTGCTGCAATTCCGACACCTCGTCGCTCGTTCGGCGGCGCTACGATTGGCGATAAGTACTACGTCGTCGGCGGCCTGGGTGAGAAGGGGAGCATCGTTGGGAACGCTGCCGTGTTTGATCTGCAGGAAAGCAAGTGGGCTGATATCGCCTCGCCCAAGATTGCCCGCGTCTTCCCCAACCTGATTGTCGTCGCTGGCAAACTCTATCTGGCTGGTGGTTTTACCAAGGTCGATGGTCACTTCATGGCCGTTACCGAAGTGGAAATCTACGACCCTGCGGCCAACGCTTGGGAAACGATGAAAGGCGAATTGCCGCTGAAAGGCAAACAGTTGATCGAATATCAGGGGCGACTCCTCTTCTTCGGTGTTGATGAGGAAAAGGAAGGGATCGCCCATTTCGCGCTGCTTGATCTGAGTCCCGAATCGACCTTTGTCGCGTCCCCGCTGAACTTCGGTGGCGGCGAAGGGGAGTCGACTGCGGAACTGCTGACGCGGCTCCTCAAGCTTGATAAGAACAAAGACGGCAAGATCACCAAAGACGAAGTCGGCCCGCGGTTCTTGCCCATTATCGAAAAGGTCGATGCCGACAAAGACGGCGTGGCCACAAAGGAAGAAGTAGAAGCCTACATTCGCAAGCAGACGTCAGCTGCCGGTGCTTCGCCACGAGCGAATCGCAACTAA
- a CDS encoding alpha/beta hydrolase family protein, with translation MTDSFPDRGSTSFNRRDWLTASGLAASASVLSASLPDQLWSAEGDTTDLPPLNRFPRMVQEFFVDQVRTMEAQGDAARAALKTKEDAERYVKGIRAKIQQVFGPWPEKTPLNAKTTSTVERDTYRIENVIFESRPNFFVTANLYVPKNRKFPLPGVVGSCGHSANGKAIDAYQSFAQGLARQGYVVLLFDPIGQGERLQYVDENLKPRRGVSVSEHLYAGNQQFLVGDFFGAWRAWDGIRALDYLLTREEVDPKHVGITGNSGGGTMTTWLCGVEDRWTMAAPSCFVTTFRRNLENELPADTEQCPPRAIALGLDHADFLAAMAPKPVIILAKERDYFDVRGAKVAYERLKNLYTLLGKPENISFFVGPTEHGYSIENREAMYGWFNRATGIAEGQTEPKLTIEKDDTLRCTPHGQVAGIRSRSVFNFTQDKAIELGKQHKKRDVSALAEAITSTLKLPTRTGAPDYRILRPVAKREYPTAASTSYAIESEPGVFALVTKLSEQSHYSRPPKGKGPAILYVAHHSSDAELRNEPLIQELIKAEPNVPFFACDVRGIGESRPNTAGADQFLRPYGSDYFYASHSFMLDRPYVGQKTHDVLSVLDWLADNGYTDIHLAGLGWGSIPAALAGFLSKHVKRVTLKNNLTSYEAIAISEGYDWPVSSFIPGVLGKFDLPEVYRVLELKQLKQIEPRGAVQTAPA, from the coding sequence ATGACTGACTCTTTTCCCGACCGCGGTTCAACCTCGTTCAACCGGCGCGATTGGCTCACTGCATCTGGTCTTGCCGCGAGCGCCTCCGTTCTTTCGGCTTCGTTGCCAGACCAACTCTGGAGCGCTGAAGGGGACACCACTGACCTTCCACCGCTCAATCGCTTTCCGCGCATGGTGCAGGAATTTTTTGTCGATCAAGTGCGGACCATGGAAGCGCAGGGCGATGCCGCGCGAGCCGCGCTGAAGACAAAGGAAGATGCCGAAAGGTATGTGAAAGGCATCCGAGCGAAGATTCAGCAGGTGTTTGGCCCCTGGCCAGAGAAGACACCGCTCAATGCCAAAACAACGAGTACCGTCGAGCGCGATACGTACCGCATCGAGAATGTGATCTTTGAGAGCCGGCCGAATTTCTTTGTCACGGCGAATTTGTATGTACCGAAGAATCGCAAGTTTCCACTGCCGGGCGTGGTCGGATCGTGTGGACACTCGGCGAATGGAAAGGCAATCGATGCCTACCAGAGCTTTGCCCAGGGACTCGCGCGGCAAGGTTATGTAGTGCTATTGTTCGATCCGATTGGCCAGGGGGAACGCTTGCAGTACGTCGACGAAAACCTGAAGCCCCGCCGCGGCGTGAGTGTGAGTGAGCACTTGTATGCGGGGAATCAGCAGTTTCTTGTCGGTGATTTTTTTGGCGCCTGGCGGGCCTGGGATGGCATTCGCGCGCTCGACTATTTGCTGACGCGCGAAGAGGTCGACCCGAAACACGTAGGAATTACGGGAAACTCGGGTGGCGGCACGATGACGACATGGTTATGCGGCGTCGAAGATCGCTGGACCATGGCGGCGCCTAGTTGCTTCGTCACTACGTTTCGTCGCAATCTCGAGAATGAACTGCCGGCGGATACCGAGCAATGCCCTCCCAGAGCGATTGCGCTTGGTTTGGATCATGCTGACTTTCTCGCCGCGATGGCTCCGAAGCCGGTCATTATTCTGGCGAAGGAACGAGATTACTTTGACGTGCGTGGAGCCAAAGTTGCCTACGAGCGACTGAAGAACCTCTACACGCTGCTGGGCAAACCCGAGAACATTTCGTTCTTCGTTGGCCCGACCGAGCACGGCTACTCGATCGAGAATCGCGAGGCCATGTATGGCTGGTTCAATCGCGCCACAGGCATCGCCGAGGGCCAAACCGAACCGAAGCTGACGATTGAAAAGGACGACACGCTTCGTTGTACTCCGCACGGACAAGTGGCCGGCATTCGCTCCCGCAGCGTCTTCAACTTTACGCAGGACAAGGCGATTGAACTTGGCAAGCAACATAAAAAACGCGATGTCAGCGCATTAGCTGAGGCGATAACCAGCACACTCAAGTTGCCAACGCGAACGGGTGCGCCGGACTATCGCATTCTGCGGCCGGTGGCGAAGCGCGAGTACCCGACCGCAGCGTCGACCAGTTATGCCATTGAATCGGAGCCCGGCGTCTTCGCGCTTGTCACGAAGCTGAGCGAGCAAAGCCATTACTCTCGACCGCCGAAAGGAAAGGGCCCAGCGATCCTTTACGTCGCACATCATTCATCCGATGCCGAACTTCGCAATGAACCGCTGATTCAAGAATTAATCAAAGCCGAGCCCAACGTCCCCTTCTTTGCCTGCGACGTGCGGGGCATCGGCGAATCGCGTCCGAACACGGCGGGTGCCGATCAATTCCTGCGTCCCTACGGCAGCGATTACTTTTATGCGAGCCATTCTTTTATGCTCGACCGGCCGTACGTCGGGCAGAAGACACACGATGTCCTCTCGGTTCTCGATTGGCTGGCAGATAACGGCTACACCGACATCCACCTGGCGGGTTTAGGCTGGGGCAGCATTCCCGCCGCACTCGCTGGCTTTCTTTCGAAGCATGTGAAGCGAGTCACCCTGAAGAACAATCTCACGTCGTACGAAGCGATTGCAATTAGCGAAGGTTATGACTGGCCCGTTTCGTCGTTCATTCCGGGCGTGCTTGGCAAGTTCGATTTGCCCGAGGTCTACCGCGTACTGGAACTGAAACAACTGAAGCAGATCGAACCGCGTGGGGCGGTGCAGACAGCACCGGCATAG
- a CDS encoding DUF1549 domain-containing protein codes for MRLALPNLRSWLRMTAPALAFFAVTAGLCQHLAAAEKITVTPATAELDQPEASLQLLVSQPTADKRIIDLTRVAKYRSEDEKIARVDELGLITPVTDGQTNVIVEHPDGTTKVPVTIKGIKDPTHLSFPRDIIPILTKATCNMGGCHGKAEGQNGFKLTVFGFDPKADHDAITKEGRGRRISLASPEHSLLLRKALANEPHGGGQRFEEGSIRHRRLARWISEGATYGSEEAPTLVRIEVEPTEQVLHAKGTQQLRVWAIDSDGSRRCVTTEAEYESNAGVIAGVDGRGFVQASELAGEAAILARYLGQVTVCRITIPQPGVTFTRPPENNFIDRLAWDKLQRLGIEPSEMCDDATFLRRAFLDVIGVLPTAAEAKAFLADPAPNKRSLLVDRLLDRPEYADYWTMRFSDLLRVDQSKITPQGAVAITRWLQRQFVENRPYDQFVRELITAKGNVKAEGPAAFYKALDTPEIAARNVSQVFLGIRLECAQCHHHPSDRWGQEDYFAMAGMFSGVSRKKTPDGGEAIVPIVAKDLKHPRTNEFVQARPLGVTPKPRKAPEPEPVPEPVVVKGKARPAPKPKKGFVPDTAVNEAADPRVELVDWMTAPDNQYFSTMMANRLWAHYFGRGLVEPIDDLRITNPASNEPLLLELSKHLRDCKYDLKAFTRTLLNSRLYQLATTTTPSNATDEQNFSHAAHKALPAEVLLDAIGQATGTPEVFNGWPEGHRAVQIWDNKLPSYFFRIFGRPVRATVCECERSNEPSISQALHLMNSPEIMTKIRNRSGNAATVAKQPLSAADTLDQLYLTVLARYPKPGEKEQLLPILVESPDEGPARREACEDIVWVLLNSKEFLFNH; via the coding sequence ATGCGTTTAGCCTTGCCTAACCTGCGAAGTTGGCTGCGGATGACCGCACCAGCCCTCGCGTTTTTTGCCGTGACGGCTGGCTTGTGCCAGCATCTGGCCGCAGCTGAAAAAATAACAGTTACCCCCGCGACCGCTGAACTCGATCAGCCCGAGGCGAGCCTGCAGTTGCTCGTGAGTCAGCCAACTGCCGACAAGCGAATCATCGACCTAACGCGCGTGGCGAAGTATCGCAGCGAAGATGAGAAGATCGCCCGCGTGGATGAGTTGGGGCTAATCACTCCGGTGACAGACGGGCAGACAAATGTGATCGTGGAACATCCAGACGGTACGACGAAAGTCCCGGTGACGATCAAGGGAATTAAGGATCCGACGCACCTTTCGTTTCCTCGGGACATCATCCCGATTCTTACCAAAGCCACTTGCAATATGGGCGGCTGCCACGGCAAGGCTGAAGGTCAGAACGGTTTCAAGTTGACGGTGTTTGGGTTCGACCCAAAGGCCGATCACGACGCCATCACCAAAGAAGGTCGCGGACGGCGGATTTCGCTGGCTTCGCCCGAACACAGTTTGCTACTGCGCAAGGCGCTGGCGAATGAGCCACATGGTGGCGGTCAACGGTTTGAGGAAGGAAGCATCCGTCATCGCCGGTTGGCCCGCTGGATCAGCGAAGGAGCCACTTACGGCAGCGAAGAAGCACCGACCTTGGTGAGGATCGAAGTCGAACCGACTGAGCAGGTGCTGCATGCCAAAGGGACGCAACAACTGCGGGTGTGGGCCATCGATAGCGATGGTTCGCGTCGTTGCGTCACGACCGAGGCGGAATACGAGTCGAATGCAGGGGTGATTGCCGGTGTCGATGGCCGTGGGTTTGTTCAGGCCTCTGAATTGGCTGGTGAAGCGGCGATTCTGGCCCGCTATTTGGGGCAAGTCACTGTTTGCCGCATCACGATTCCCCAGCCCGGGGTAACGTTCACTCGCCCGCCCGAAAACAACTTCATCGATCGGCTGGCCTGGGACAAGTTGCAACGCCTCGGTATCGAGCCGAGCGAAATGTGTGACGATGCGACGTTTCTGCGGCGAGCATTTCTCGACGTCATCGGCGTGCTTCCCACTGCTGCCGAAGCAAAAGCATTTCTGGCTGATCCAGCCCCAAACAAACGCTCGCTACTGGTTGATCGGCTACTTGATCGACCCGAATATGCAGATTACTGGACGATGCGTTTTAGCGACCTGCTGCGTGTCGATCAGTCGAAAATTACGCCTCAGGGAGCGGTCGCGATTACTCGCTGGCTACAGCGGCAATTCGTCGAGAATCGCCCTTACGATCAATTCGTTCGTGAACTGATCACTGCTAAAGGAAACGTCAAAGCCGAAGGCCCCGCCGCGTTCTACAAAGCGCTCGATACACCGGAGATCGCAGCACGGAATGTGAGTCAGGTATTTTTAGGAATTCGCCTCGAATGTGCTCAGTGCCACCATCATCCTTCTGATCGCTGGGGGCAGGAAGATTACTTTGCGATGGCGGGCATGTTTAGCGGCGTAAGTCGCAAGAAGACACCCGATGGCGGTGAAGCCATCGTGCCGATTGTCGCTAAGGACTTAAAGCATCCGCGGACCAACGAGTTCGTGCAAGCGCGTCCCTTAGGTGTCACGCCAAAGCCGCGGAAAGCACCCGAACCTGAACCGGTGCCAGAACCAGTCGTCGTCAAAGGCAAGGCCAGGCCCGCACCGAAGCCCAAAAAGGGATTCGTACCGGATACGGCAGTTAACGAAGCGGCCGATCCACGCGTAGAACTCGTGGACTGGATGACTGCGCCGGACAATCAGTACTTCTCTACGATGATGGCCAATCGCCTCTGGGCCCATTACTTTGGCCGCGGCCTGGTGGAGCCTATCGACGACTTACGGATCACCAACCCGGCTTCCAACGAACCGCTGTTGCTGGAGTTGTCTAAACATTTGCGCGACTGCAAGTACGACCTGAAGGCTTTTACGCGGACACTGCTCAACAGTCGGCTGTATCAATTGGCAACCACGACAACCCCCAGCAATGCGACAGATGAGCAAAACTTCTCGCATGCCGCGCACAAGGCATTGCCGGCTGAAGTTCTGCTGGATGCCATCGGTCAGGCCACCGGAACACCGGAAGTCTTCAACGGCTGGCCGGAAGGTCATCGAGCGGTGCAGATTTGGGACAACAAGTTGCCCTCGTACTTTTTTCGCATTTTTGGTCGTCCCGTGCGAGCCACGGTTTGCGAATGTGAGCGAAGTAACGAGCCGAGCATTTCGCAGGCACTGCACCTGATGAATTCGCCCGAGATCATGACGAAGATTCGCAACCGTTCGGGCAATGCGGCGACAGTCGCAAAGCAACCGCTGTCTGCCGCCGACACGCTCGACCAACTCTATCTCACCGTACTCGCCCGCTATCCTAAGCCGGGCGAGAAAGAGCAACTGCTGCCGATCCTTGTGGAGAGCCCCGACGAAGGGCCGGCGAGGCGCGAAGCCTGCGAAGACATCGTGTGGGTATTGCTCAACAGCAAAGAATTCTTGTTTAACCACTAA